Within Desulfobacter sp., the genomic segment ACACCTGAACAATAGGGGACATCAGCCCTGTTGATCCCTCTGGATCCCACACATTGGATCCAGGCCACCTTCTTTGGCCGTTTCTGATCGGATTTCCTCAACAGGCTCCCCTGGAAGGGGCCTGAGGCGGACATGATCCGTTCGTATTCAAGACCGGTCACCACGTTGTCGAATTTTCCCCCGCCGAAATTATCCAGCACCTCGGGGTTGAAGAGTTCAGCACCGACGCTGAGGACAACGGAGCCCACGGTAACATCACAGGTTTCCTCCTTGTCGTCGGCGACGATGGCGTCGGCCTTGCACACGGATTTCAGGGCCTCAACATCCTCGATTTTATCCATATCAATGGAAAAAGCATAGGGCGTCGCCTGGGGATACCGCATGCAGGTCGGGGCCCTGGGATCCAGTCCCGGGGTAAAACGCACCGCTTCGGGGAATTTTTTAAGGCATTCGCCGCAGCCTGTACATTTGTCGATGTCAATGTAACGGGGCGCTGTTTTAAGGGTGGCCGTAAAATTGCCGGCTTCTCCGGACAACCCGTCCAGAACGGTCATGGGGCTGACCTGGAGGAATTGTTCCCTGGCAGAAGCAGACAAATAGGGGGAGACTGTACACAAATCGCAGTTATTGGTGGGGAAGGTGCGGTCCAGCTGGGTCATCAAGCCGCCGATGGCATAATCCGAGTCGATGAGCAGCACCTCTTTACGGGATTCGGCCAGATCAAGGGCCGCCCTGATGCCGCCGACACCGCCGCCGATGACGAGCACGCGTTTTTTGCCTGACGTTTTATCGTCCTGTTTAATCTTTTGCATGTGTTACCTTAACGTTTATCTGGTTTTAGCCGATTTTACCCGCGGGTATCCATTTGCCGGCACACCCTTACAAGCTGATGCACAGACAGAGAGGATGGTAACGGATGTATTATTCCCTAAAGACCTGCGCTGTCCAGAATGGCCGGCAGTCTGTCTTCCCAGCCCAGTGCGGAAATCTTCACACCCTGGGACAGGGATTTGAGAGACTGGATCATCTCACCGGCAATGGCAACGCATTCGGCTTCACGGTCTGAAGCCTGCCGGATCCGGCGGATGAGGTCCTCGGATAGGCGGGAGTTGGGGTCGTTAATCGAGATATACCGGGCCATGCCCACGTTTTTCAATAGAAAGACGCAGGGAATCACCGGCACGTTGAGAGAAGAAAAGCCTTCAATGATTTTTGCATAGAAGGCTGTATCGAACACTGGAGGAAGCATTATGAAACCGGCGCCGGCTTCCACTTTCTTCCGGACGGCTTGGACTTCGGCTTCAATGGCAGTTTCATCGGCAATGGGCCCGGCCATACAGCCGGCAGCGAGGGCAGGCACCCCCTTGAGATCGAAGCCGGCCATATCCTTGCCCTGGGCAAGGGTGCCGATCATGGAGATCAGGCCGATTTCGTCAACATCGTCGACCACTTTGGCCTCAGGATGGTCGCCGTAGGCCATTTCCTCTCCGCGAACCACGAGAAAATTGTGGATACCCAGAACATGGGCGGCAAGAAGATCGCCCTGGAGAGCCATACGGTTGCGGTCCCTGCCGTAAACGTGGATCATGGGGTCAATGCCCTGTTGCTTCATGAGGGAGCCGCAGGCCAACGCACTCATCTGCATGACACCGGTATCCATATCTGGGATGATAACGGCGTCTATTCTTGATTTAAGGTGGGTGGCGTGGGTGATCAGGCTTGATATATCGATCCCTTTGGGAGGATTCATTTCAGCCAAAACAGCAAAATCCCCGGAGGCAAGTTTTTCTTGAAAACTCATATTCAATATCCCTTTTTATCATTTGCTGCTCGGGTCTGGCATCGAGCAGCCAATTTCAGCACCAAGACGTGCCGCACAACTGCCATTTACCAAAATCTTTATGTACAACTAGATATAGCATATAGCAGATAATATGCCACATGTAAAATGAATACTTATTCAGCAAATAACAGACTGTTTTCTTTGAAAAAAACAGATATCAGGACAAAACTTTATACGGTTTTTTTTGAAAATTCTAATTTAATTTTTTGAAAAATTCTAATTTTTGAAATTTTCCAAAGAAACCATTAAATCAGGTTCACAAAATATCCTGCATTTAATACGAGATGTCAATATGGAATCTTTTAATCTAAACAACCCCCAGATCCCTTGCGAACCGCCCTTTGACGATGCAGGCCCCGCTTCGGCACAGGGAAGCTTTGACTTTAGAGGCTTTGACTTTATTTGTTTCTCTCTCCTCCTGTGCTTTGGGGTCCAACCCAGGCAGCAGCCGGCCCAGCCAGATTGTTGCCGCTAAAAAAGCCAGCCCCCCGGCACAATTGGCATAGGGCATCCAGGGCCCGTCGCTGCCGGCCAGCAGCAGCCCCGCCACCCACACCAGCGCCGGTATCAGGAGTTGTATTTTCTTTATTTTTGAATTTGCCGCGGCCTCAGTTCTTCCACTCAATTGCTGCATTGTTCATCTCCTGTTGAATTAAAAATACACGTTTGTTGAAAAAACTAAACATCGTCTCCAAAAAAAATTACCGGTATTCCCGGCAGCTCCAGATCACCCGGCCCAGCACCCGCACCTTATCCGTGGAATGCACATCCAGACGGATGGGGGCAAAATCCTTG encodes:
- a CDS encoding methylenetetrahydrofolate reductase; this encodes MSFQEKLASGDFAVLAEMNPPKGIDISSLITHATHLKSRIDAVIIPDMDTGVMQMSALACGSLMKQQGIDPMIHVYGRDRNRMALQGDLLAAHVLGIHNFLVVRGEEMAYGDHPEAKVVDDVDEIGLISMIGTLAQGKDMAGFDLKGVPALAAGCMAGPIADETAIEAEVQAVRKKVEAGAGFIMLPPVFDTAFYAKIIEGFSSLNVPVIPCVFLLKNVGMARYISINDPNSRLSEDLIRRIRQASDREAECVAIAGEMIQSLKSLSQGVKISALGWEDRLPAILDSAGL